Proteins from a single region of Segatella copri:
- a CDS encoding fimbrillin family protein, with protein sequence MKQKKHLAIVGSMLLALTACSGGSSELDPTQKPTPAAKVPINISTSISRATDLAFEAGDQIGLFVVSHQADGSAATLQTTGNYIDNTKFIYDGTWKAATPTYWKDNSTHADFYIYYPYTGSISNIEAMPWTINADQSTTENYKASELLIGKTTDATPSESAVKIEAKHVLSQMIIKLVAGNGFTEASLAAAKISVKINRLKTQATANLSTGAVTAKGDDTDIIPLKEEGNSYKALIIPQAVGEGNLITVNVDGRDFNLPKSSKFSAFEAGRMHKFTVTLSKTSNGVNVNISKWEDDGIDYGGTAE encoded by the coding sequence ATGAAACAGAAGAAGCATCTAGCAATCGTAGGGAGCATGCTACTCGCGTTAACCGCATGTTCAGGTGGCAGTTCCGAACTGGACCCGACACAAAAGCCTACCCCTGCAGCAAAAGTACCTATCAACATCAGCACTTCGATAAGCCGTGCTACAGATCTGGCTTTCGAAGCGGGCGACCAGATAGGCCTGTTTGTCGTCAGCCATCAAGCCGACGGCTCTGCCGCAACACTCCAAACGACAGGTAACTATATAGACAACACGAAATTCATCTATGATGGAACCTGGAAGGCTGCAACTCCAACCTACTGGAAAGACAACAGCACCCACGCCGATTTCTACATTTATTATCCATATACAGGCTCTATCAGCAACATAGAGGCGATGCCTTGGACTATAAATGCAGACCAGAGTACAACCGAGAACTACAAGGCTAGCGAACTTCTGATAGGCAAGACTACAGATGCGACACCTTCAGAAAGCGCCGTAAAGATAGAAGCCAAGCACGTGTTGAGCCAGATGATTATCAAACTCGTGGCAGGAAACGGATTTACAGAGGCTTCGCTTGCTGCAGCCAAGATTAGCGTAAAGATCAACCGCCTGAAGACACAGGCTACAGCCAATCTTTCTACAGGTGCAGTAACAGCCAAGGGCGATGATACAGACATCATTCCGCTCAAGGAAGAAGGCAACAGCTACAAGGCGCTCATCATTCCGCAAGCCGTAGGCGAAGGAAATCTCATTACCGTAAATGTTGACGGCAGAGATTTCAATCTTCCTAAGTCATCCAAGTTTTCCGCTTTCGAGGCTGGCAGGATGCATAAGTTTACCGTTACGCTCAGCAAGA
- a CDS encoding PfkB family carbohydrate kinase produces MKDICCIGHVTKDKIVTPSSTVYMAGGTSFYFAYAINQLPKDVSFSLITAMDPTEKEPVEKMLKAGIDVTLNPSRNTVFFENIYGDNPNDRKQRVLAKADPFTIQQLEHVEAKVFHLGSLLSDDFSPEVVAFLAKKGKVSIDVQGYLREVRDEKVYAIDWKDKLDVLKNTYYLKVNETEMETITGLKAPKEAAKLIHAWGVAEVIITLGSEGSLVYVDDTFYDIPAYPPHEVVDATGCGDTYSAGYLYKRLQGANPVEAGKFAAAMCTIKLEHNGPFNRSIEDVMKIIR; encoded by the coding sequence ATGAAAGATATTTGTTGTATTGGGCACGTAACAAAGGATAAAATCGTGACCCCGAGCAGTACGGTTTACATGGCTGGCGGCACCTCTTTTTATTTTGCCTACGCCATCAACCAATTGCCAAAGGATGTAAGTTTCTCGCTCATTACGGCGATGGATCCTACCGAGAAGGAACCGGTTGAAAAGATGCTCAAGGCAGGAATAGACGTCACCTTGAACCCATCGCGCAATACGGTTTTCTTCGAGAATATTTATGGCGATAATCCTAACGACCGTAAGCAGCGTGTGCTTGCCAAGGCAGATCCTTTCACCATCCAGCAGCTGGAGCATGTAGAGGCCAAGGTCTTCCACCTGGGCAGTCTGCTGAGTGATGATTTCTCGCCAGAAGTGGTTGCCTTTCTTGCCAAGAAGGGAAAAGTTTCCATCGATGTGCAGGGATATCTGCGCGAGGTGAGAGACGAGAAAGTTTACGCCATCGACTGGAAGGACAAGCTCGATGTGCTCAAGAACACCTATTATCTGAAGGTGAATGAGACCGAAATGGAGACCATTACCGGACTGAAGGCCCCGAAGGAAGCCGCCAAGCTGATTCATGCCTGGGGCGTAGCCGAAGTGATCATCACCCTGGGTAGCGAGGGTTCGCTGGTTTATGTAGATGATACGTTCTACGACATTCCAGCCTATCCTCCTCATGAAGTAGTAGATGCTACCGGATGCGGCGATACCTATTCGGCAGGCTATCTCTACAAGCGCCTGCAGGGAGCCAATCCGGTAGAAGCCGGCAAGTTTGCGGCAGCCATGTGTACCATCAAACTGGAGCACAACGGACCATTCAATCGCAGCATAGAAGATGTAATGAAAATCATCAGATAA
- a CDS encoding putative transporter has product MWFDNLINVHSAVQGIVILSLICTLGLALGKIHVKGISLGIAFVFFVGIIAGHLGLSIDQNMLEFAESFGLTMFVYVLGLYVGPNFFGSMRHEGISLNLWSLAVILVGTLFSLGLCWILPISLPDMMGILCGATTNTPALGAAQQALQQLGLPSEGAALGCAVTYPLGVVGVILAMMLLRKLFVKPEDLEIRNNDDDDHTSIGQYVIVNPALNGNTIAEITMMTHRKFIISRVWRGEQVIVPQADTVLHTNDNVLVVTNKEEVSAMQILFGKKVDKEWNNDKVDWNAIDAKVESRIIVVTRPGLNGKRLGSLQMRNSYGVNVSRVLRGDIRLLATDDLRLQYGDRLTVVGDPTSIDHVEQFLGNTVKTLNEPNLGAIFLGIILGLAVGTIPLDIPGMTASVRLGIAGGPIVMGILIGALGPRVHFISYMTRSAGLMLRELGLALYLGCLGLAAGGQFFETVVRPEGLMWVGIGFLITVVPVVIVGLIILKTKKYDFGSICGILCGSMANPMALTYANETLDGDTPSISYATVYPLGMFIRVVIAQVIVMFFV; this is encoded by the coding sequence ATGTGGTTTGATAATTTAATCAACGTGCATTCGGCGGTGCAAGGCATCGTCATCCTGTCTTTGATTTGTACTTTGGGTCTTGCTCTCGGCAAGATTCATGTCAAAGGAATCTCCCTTGGCATAGCCTTCGTATTCTTCGTGGGTATTATAGCGGGACATCTAGGGCTCTCTATTGACCAGAACATGCTGGAGTTTGCAGAAAGCTTCGGCCTTACCATGTTTGTGTATGTGCTGGGTCTTTATGTGGGTCCTAACTTCTTCGGTTCGATGCGTCACGAAGGCATTTCGCTCAATCTCTGGAGTCTGGCTGTCATCCTGGTGGGAACTTTGTTCTCGCTCGGCTTGTGCTGGATTTTGCCAATCAGTCTGCCTGATATGATGGGCATCCTGTGTGGCGCCACAACCAATACGCCTGCCCTTGGTGCTGCCCAGCAGGCGTTGCAGCAGTTGGGCTTGCCTAGCGAAGGTGCGGCTCTGGGCTGTGCGGTTACTTATCCTTTGGGTGTTGTGGGCGTTATCCTGGCGATGATGCTCTTGCGCAAACTCTTTGTGAAACCGGAAGATCTGGAGATTCGCAATAATGATGATGACGACCATACGTCTATCGGACAATATGTAATCGTGAATCCTGCCCTGAACGGCAATACCATAGCAGAGATTACGATGATGACGCATCGCAAGTTCATCATCTCCCGTGTGTGGAGAGGCGAACAGGTGATAGTTCCTCAGGCTGATACGGTTCTTCATACGAATGATAATGTGCTCGTGGTTACCAATAAGGAAGAGGTCTCGGCGATGCAGATTCTCTTCGGAAAGAAGGTGGATAAGGAGTGGAATAATGATAAGGTAGACTGGAATGCGATTGATGCGAAGGTAGAAAGCCGCATTATCGTTGTTACCCGTCCAGGACTGAACGGCAAGCGTCTGGGCAGTTTGCAGATGCGAAATTCCTATGGCGTGAATGTGAGCCGAGTGCTTCGTGGTGATATCCGTCTGCTTGCTACAGATGACCTCCGTCTGCAGTACGGCGACCGACTGACGGTAGTTGGCGACCCTACGAGTATCGACCATGTAGAACAGTTTCTGGGTAATACCGTAAAAACCCTGAACGAGCCGAACCTCGGCGCTATCTTCCTCGGAATCATTCTCGGTCTTGCCGTAGGAACCATTCCTCTGGATATTCCTGGAATGACGGCTTCTGTGCGTCTGGGTATTGCCGGTGGTCCTATCGTAATGGGTATTCTGATTGGTGCGCTGGGGCCTCGTGTGCATTTCATCTCTTACATGACGCGAAGTGCGGGTCTGATGCTGCGAGAACTGGGTCTTGCCCTCTATCTCGGTTGCCTGGGATTGGCGGCTGGTGGACAGTTCTTCGAGACGGTAGTCCGTCCGGAAGGTTTGATGTGGGTAGGCATCGGTTTCCTTATCACGGTTGTGCCTGTGGTTATCGTAGGTCTCATCATCCTGAAGACCAAGAAGTATGACTTCGGCAGTATCTGCGGAATCCTCTGTGGAAGTATGGCGAATCCGATGGCGCTTACTTACGCCAACGAGACGCTGGATGGCGATACGCCAAGTATCAGTTATGCTACGGTTTATCCGCTCGGCATGTTTATCAGAGTGGTGATAGCTCAGGTTATCGTGATGTTCTTTGTCTGA
- a CDS encoding RluA family pseudouridine synthase — translation MNNPFSYEPHPLCIEACRELQDELSQRNDWREEIDRGKMFGVLIVEADNSKIGYLRAYSGQISGRSDWEGFVPAVFDYLQPDGYFKVHEAEISEMNQQIRQFEANETLIKAKSLIDDLQQKRQEVITNYQTKIKEAKEKRDARRQEALSAGTPLSEEEEKAMIKESQFMKAELKRLKKSINEKTTYETLYENYEKDLKSAKLLRKQLSEELQQWLFSKFQMLNAEGESKDLLEIFKNEAVKIPPAGSGECCEPKLLQYAYQHGYKPLQMAMFWWGESPKEEIRHHLQFYPACNGKCKPILHWMLPKTVFETQQTETTIYNKVETLYEDRELAVIYKPEGLLSVPGKDAAQPSVYALMRRKYPEATGPLIVHRLDMATSGLMIIAKTEFAYHRLQKEFLNHRVQKKYVAIVCGKDKESCNRILKEAESGRGYISLPLIADFLDRPRQMVNREQGKEAITEYEVLERIDDTHLRLALYPKTGRTHQLRVHCAHQEGLNAPIIGDPLYGNEPATRLHLHAEEITFEHPMTGKKMNITRKADF, via the coding sequence ATGAACAATCCATTCAGCTACGAACCTCATCCGCTCTGCATCGAAGCATGCAGAGAGTTGCAGGATGAACTCTCACAGCGAAACGACTGGCGGGAGGAAATAGACCGTGGAAAGATGTTCGGCGTACTTATCGTAGAAGCCGACAACAGTAAGATTGGCTATCTGAGAGCTTATAGCGGACAGATTAGCGGCAGAAGCGACTGGGAAGGTTTTGTGCCAGCCGTTTTCGATTATCTTCAACCCGACGGATATTTCAAGGTACATGAGGCTGAGATTTCGGAAATGAACCAGCAAATCAGACAGTTTGAAGCCAACGAAACCCTGATAAAGGCGAAAAGCCTGATTGATGATTTGCAGCAAAAGCGCCAGGAAGTTATCACAAACTATCAGACAAAGATAAAAGAAGCAAAGGAAAAGCGAGATGCAAGGCGCCAGGAAGCCCTTTCGGCAGGAACACCCCTGAGCGAGGAAGAGGAGAAAGCGATGATAAAAGAGAGCCAGTTTATGAAGGCAGAACTGAAGAGGCTGAAAAAGTCGATAAACGAAAAGACGACGTACGAAACGCTATATGAAAACTACGAAAAGGATTTGAAAAGTGCGAAACTGCTCCGCAAACAGTTATCTGAAGAACTTCAGCAATGGCTGTTTTCGAAATTCCAGATGCTGAATGCGGAAGGAGAAAGCAAGGACCTGCTGGAGATTTTCAAGAACGAGGCGGTTAAGATTCCACCTGCCGGAAGTGGAGAATGCTGCGAGCCGAAACTCCTGCAATACGCTTACCAGCATGGCTACAAGCCTCTGCAGATGGCGATGTTCTGGTGGGGAGAGAGTCCGAAAGAAGAAATCAGACATCATCTTCAGTTTTATCCTGCCTGCAACGGAAAATGCAAACCGATACTACATTGGATGCTGCCTAAAACAGTCTTTGAAACCCAACAGACAGAAACTACTATATATAATAAGGTGGAAACGCTCTACGAAGACCGTGAACTGGCAGTCATCTATAAGCCCGAAGGTTTACTCTCGGTTCCGGGGAAAGATGCAGCCCAGCCTTCCGTCTACGCTCTGATGCGCAGGAAATATCCCGAAGCTACCGGTCCGCTCATCGTCCACCGTCTGGACATGGCAACAAGCGGACTGATGATTATTGCCAAGACCGAGTTTGCCTATCATCGCCTGCAGAAGGAATTTCTGAATCATCGGGTTCAGAAGAAATACGTAGCCATCGTTTGCGGAAAAGACAAGGAATCGTGCAACCGGATTCTGAAAGAAGCAGAAAGCGGAAGAGGTTACATCTCGCTCCCCCTGATAGCAGATTTTCTAGACCGTCCACGACAGATGGTAAACCGCGAACAGGGCAAGGAAGCCATTACAGAATACGAGGTTCTAGAGCGTATTGACGATACCCATCTTCGCCTGGCGCTCTATCCTAAAACGGGCAGAACGCACCAGCTGAGAGTGCATTGTGCTCATCAGGAAGGTCTGAATGCCCCCATCATCGGCGATCCGCTCTACGGCAACGAGCCGGCAACAAGACTGCATCTTCATGCAGAGGAAATCACATTTGAGCACCCGATGACGGGAAAGAAGATGAATATAACAAGAAAGGCTGATTTCTAA
- a CDS encoding tetratricopeptide repeat protein produces the protein MTMQIKNGLCLLWLFVLMLLFAACSHRQKGDESWHKDIDEFVSGHQSLMQSHPDSMIMLIRNFKCEGNPDKSDQWKKLLIAKCYYMKGADAQCQSLIDSVNAYCKQTPDNRILSYADNLQGILLLVSGKRKEALIYYEKAYHEIMNLDSCGKAIDVCINIADASRQMGKLADASSWYRRAYFLADSLNQHEAQNSILSGLGQVYNDLQNYQLAHHYFQKAERLYPPKNPKDVYFFYNSWGNVYSSQEKPAEALKCFLKAQKATRQMEQPLATAIVDANLGQTYLELNRLDSAQKYLTLTTKFFFAQPSMQSDVQFYVDGLNASLALKQDSLAKATEILNKPYDLSKMSPNYLYLYHKGLAALCERKGQYAKALQYQKLMNQYDDSLRNATMVSNVQENELRFKQDTAIVRRDLSLSTTQAEVRSFRVILLLIIGLLVMSVLALIAFIRYKWMRSKHQHHKEMNRMMALKMENVRNRFSPHFVFNVLNIFVSNLPKGVNVKPLQLLIQVLRAYLLSCDKMAVSLEEELQMVTSYSTLRHETNPFLPMPQFHVAKDVDMKLMLPSMIIQIPVENALKYAFVEMKETEDKPLLDVNIWVEDDMLRIDVTDNGCGVSGTVGKKKKNCAASTGTGLRILNSTIEMLNASNERKMFFKMQSNRGASEEEGGTRNRGICVSIGVPCNYDYNVFK, from the coding sequence ATGACGATGCAGATTAAGAACGGACTGTGCCTTCTGTGGCTATTCGTTCTGATGCTGCTGTTTGCCGCTTGTTCTCATCGGCAGAAGGGTGATGAGTCGTGGCATAAAGATATCGATGAATTTGTGTCCGGTCACCAATCTCTCATGCAGAGTCATCCTGATTCGATGATCATGCTGATAAGAAATTTCAAATGTGAAGGTAATCCCGATAAAAGCGATCAATGGAAAAAATTATTAATAGCTAAATGTTATTATATGAAGGGGGCTGATGCCCAATGCCAGTCGTTGATAGATTCGGTTAACGCTTATTGCAAACAAACTCCTGACAACAGAATTCTTTCTTATGCTGATAATCTGCAAGGCATACTTTTGCTGGTTTCCGGCAAGAGGAAGGAGGCTTTAATTTATTATGAGAAAGCTTATCATGAAATCATGAACCTTGACAGTTGCGGCAAGGCGATTGATGTATGTATCAATATTGCCGATGCGTCCAGACAGATGGGTAAGCTGGCGGATGCTTCTTCCTGGTATCGCCGTGCCTATTTCCTTGCAGATTCTCTGAATCAGCATGAAGCCCAGAACAGTATTCTCTCAGGACTGGGACAGGTTTATAATGATTTGCAGAACTATCAGCTGGCGCATCATTATTTCCAGAAGGCTGAACGCCTGTATCCGCCAAAGAATCCGAAAGATGTTTATTTCTTTTACAACAGTTGGGGAAATGTGTACAGCAGTCAGGAAAAACCGGCTGAGGCTCTGAAATGCTTCCTGAAGGCTCAAAAGGCTACACGGCAGATGGAACAGCCCCTGGCGACGGCTATTGTTGATGCTAATCTCGGACAGACTTATCTGGAACTCAACCGGTTGGATTCTGCACAGAAATATCTGACTCTTACCACGAAATTCTTCTTTGCCCAGCCCTCCATGCAGAGCGATGTGCAATTCTATGTGGATGGGTTGAATGCATCTCTGGCTCTGAAGCAGGATAGTCTGGCGAAGGCTACTGAGATTTTGAACAAGCCATACGATCTCTCCAAGATGTCGCCTAATTATCTTTACCTTTATCATAAGGGACTGGCGGCTCTTTGTGAACGAAAGGGACAATATGCCAAGGCTCTGCAATATCAGAAACTGATGAATCAGTACGACGATTCGCTCCGTAACGCTACGATGGTTTCGAATGTTCAGGAGAATGAATTGAGATTCAAGCAGGATACGGCCATCGTTCGCCGTGATTTATCCCTTAGCACCACGCAAGCAGAGGTAAGATCCTTTAGAGTCATCCTGCTCCTGATTATCGGCTTGCTGGTAATGAGCGTGTTGGCTCTCATCGCTTTCATCCGTTACAAATGGATGCGCAGCAAGCATCAGCATCATAAGGAGATGAACCGGATGATGGCTCTGAAGATGGAGAATGTGCGCAATCGTTTCTCGCCTCATTTTGTATTTAATGTGCTCAATATCTTCGTATCTAATCTTCCGAAGGGGGTTAATGTCAAACCGCTTCAGCTCCTGATACAGGTACTGCGTGCCTACTTGCTTTCTTGCGATAAGATGGCGGTAAGTTTGGAAGAGGAACTGCAGATGGTGACGAGCTATTCTACTCTTCGCCATGAAACTAATCCGTTCCTTCCGATGCCTCAGTTCCATGTTGCCAAGGATGTGGATATGAAGCTCATGCTGCCGTCTATGATTATCCAGATTCCTGTAGAGAATGCTTTGAAATATGCTTTTGTGGAAATGAAAGAGACGGAAGATAAGCCTTTGCTGGATGTAAACATCTGGGTTGAGGACGATATGCTCCGCATAGATGTTACAGACAACGGATGTGGAGTTTCGGGTACCGTTGGCAAGAAAAAGAAAAATTGTGCTGCCAGTACGGGAACTGGATTGAGAATTCTGAACAGTACCATCGAAATGCTTAATGCAAGCAACGAACGCAAGATGTTTTTCAAGATGCAGAGCAACAGAGGAGCATCAGAAGAGGAGGGTGGTACCAGGAATAGAGGAATATGTGTAAGTATCGGAGTTCCATGTAATTACGATTATAATGTCTTTAAGTAA
- a CDS encoding LytR/AlgR family response regulator transcription factor: protein MQDRIKVVIVDDEPQSIHRLQDDLATLEDFEVIATSSSAVSAKNLVMSIQPDVLFIDVEMPGQTGFEVLQSLRDEIPMELIVVFYSAFDKYMIDALRASAFDFLLKPYQQDEFELVVDRIRQKMKDGDDVDEDASSVPESSSCSSESVLASQKAQDFSGMNGMLGTAAKRLAIQTISGLLMLKPDDVFSCTFDEATHLWQLKLSNGQVYKLKRQATAKTILSMSPSLAQVRQDCIINLDYLLCIENYTLRCIFSPPFDHEEITVSRRCYKAVKDQLEIL, encoded by the coding sequence ATGCAAGATAGAATTAAGGTTGTGATTGTGGACGATGAACCACAGAGCATCCACAGGTTGCAGGATGATTTGGCAACTCTGGAAGATTTTGAGGTGATTGCCACATCCTCTTCGGCGGTATCGGCAAAGAATCTGGTGATGAGCATACAGCCCGATGTGCTGTTCATCGATGTTGAAATGCCTGGACAGACGGGTTTTGAGGTGTTGCAATCTCTGAGAGATGAAATTCCGATGGAACTTATCGTAGTATTTTACAGCGCCTTCGATAAGTATATGATTGATGCGCTCAGAGCCTCTGCCTTCGATTTCCTGTTGAAACCTTATCAGCAGGATGAGTTTGAACTGGTGGTAGACCGAATCCGGCAGAAAATGAAAGATGGAGATGATGTGGATGAAGATGCTTCTTCCGTTCCAGAGTCCTCTTCCTGTTCTTCTGAATCAGTCTTGGCTTCTCAGAAGGCTCAGGATTTTTCGGGAATGAATGGGATGCTGGGAACAGCAGCCAAGCGTCTTGCCATTCAGACCATTTCGGGTTTATTGATGTTGAAGCCCGATGATGTGTTCAGTTGCACTTTTGATGAGGCTACTCATCTTTGGCAGTTGAAGTTGTCGAATGGGCAGGTTTATAAATTGAAGAGGCAGGCCACGGCAAAGACCATCCTTTCCATGTCGCCTTCTCTGGCTCAGGTTCGTCAGGATTGCATCATCAATCTCGATTATCTTCTCTGCATCGAGAATTATACGCTCCGCTGCATCTTTTCTCCTCCTTTCGACCATGAGGAAATCACGGTTTCCCGCCGCTGCTATAAGGCGGTAAAGGATCAGTTGGAGATATTGTAG
- a CDS encoding ATP-binding protein translates to MANNECRKLPVGIQSFNKIREEGYLYVDKSDIIWKLANNGKQYNYLSRPRRFGKSVLVDTLQAYFEGRNELFEGLKIMELEKEWKQYPVIRFDMSRGGATANEVKAYLDRTFDVYEQLYGIHIKPTDSLGNRFDLIIKTAYEQTGLKVAILIDEYDSPLQHSWKTPEHEGCTEVYRSVFSILKADDAYQRFVFITGITKFTQISLFSVLNNLTNISFLPEYAAICGITEGEIGENFKPELERMAEVNEWTLQQTHDNLKDYYDGYHFSRRNMVDIYNPFSLLNALDAQDLSCFWVSSGATSMLPKFVDNMELRLRNFENCPILRKTLESSDVINGGAELFLYQTGYLTIKSSDEFGYFLGFPNQEVKQALYEVVLPSLTMKSESDIISLQGSLFRQLGTGQIADAMKTLKALVADVPYSNKKLASMDMEERYRLIISTILNAIGLKVEVEHMLATGRIDLIAQTSRYIYVIELKLKNNGGKKAAIQQILDNKYLEPFQADKRKVIGLGIELDEEGKGLLDWGITEE, encoded by the coding sequence ATGGCAAACAATGAATGCAGAAAGCTGCCGGTAGGCATACAGTCTTTCAATAAAATCAGAGAAGAAGGTTATCTCTATGTAGATAAGAGTGACATCATCTGGAAATTGGCGAACAACGGCAAACAATATAATTACTTGAGCCGTCCTCGTCGATTCGGAAAATCTGTGCTTGTTGATACACTCCAGGCTTACTTCGAAGGAAGAAATGAGCTCTTCGAAGGACTGAAAATCATGGAATTGGAGAAGGAATGGAAACAGTACCCGGTTATTCGATTCGACATGAGCCGAGGGGGAGCGACTGCAAATGAAGTTAAGGCATACCTGGATCGAACTTTTGATGTTTATGAGCAATTATATGGCATCCATATCAAACCTACAGATTCACTAGGAAACCGCTTCGACCTCATCATTAAAACCGCCTATGAGCAAACAGGGCTCAAGGTTGCCATTCTTATCGATGAGTACGACTCTCCTCTCCAGCACTCGTGGAAAACTCCCGAGCATGAGGGTTGCACAGAAGTATATAGAAGCGTGTTTTCCATCTTGAAAGCTGATGATGCGTACCAACGTTTCGTCTTCATTACGGGTATCACCAAGTTTACGCAGATTTCTCTTTTCTCAGTTCTCAACAACCTGACCAATATCAGTTTCCTTCCTGAATATGCTGCTATCTGCGGTATTACAGAAGGAGAAATCGGGGAGAACTTCAAGCCGGAACTGGAAAGAATGGCTGAAGTGAACGAGTGGACCTTGCAGCAAACTCATGATAACCTGAAGGATTACTACGATGGATACCATTTCAGTCGCAGAAACATGGTGGACATCTACAATCCTTTCAGTCTCCTTAATGCACTCGACGCACAAGACTTGAGCTGTTTCTGGGTTTCATCAGGAGCAACATCCATGCTACCTAAGTTTGTGGACAACATGGAACTGCGCTTACGGAATTTCGAAAATTGTCCGATTTTACGCAAGACTCTTGAGAGTTCTGATGTCATAAATGGTGGTGCCGAACTCTTTCTTTATCAGACGGGTTACCTTACCATCAAGTCGAGCGATGAATTTGGCTATTTCTTAGGTTTTCCAAACCAAGAAGTGAAACAGGCTCTTTACGAGGTTGTACTGCCAAGCCTGACCATGAAATCAGAAAGCGATATTATCAGTCTGCAAGGCAGTCTGTTCCGCCAATTGGGTACCGGGCAAATCGCAGATGCCATGAAAACACTGAAAGCATTGGTTGCCGATGTGCCTTACAGCAACAAGAAACTTGCCTCGATGGATATGGAAGAGCGCTACCGCCTCATCATCAGTACCATTCTGAATGCCATCGGTCTGAAAGTGGAGGTAGAGCATATGCTTGCAACAGGAAGGATCGACCTCATCGCCCAAACTTCACGCTACATCTACGTGATAGAACTGAAACTGAAAAATAATGGTGGTAAAAAGGCTGCCATTCAGCAGATACTGGATAACAAATACCTGGAGCCTTTCCAAGCAGACAAGCGAAAGGTGATAGGCCTCGGCATTGAGCTGGACGAGGAAGGCAAAGGGCTATTGGATTGGGGAATTACTGAAGAATAA
- a CDS encoding IS110 family transposase, which produces MKAVCGLDVHKDSIFLCILHSDGELFEQVFGVLTFQLEEMRKLLQKHHVFEVCMESTSIYWIPIWRVLSPHFTLRLVNPYFIKQLPGHKSDIKDAQWIAECTLKELVRGSFVPPEIIQQLRQYDRRIFDLNAEIVRKVSKVDGVLQRCNIRLSNYVSNIECKSYRDVVRRLSEGVTNPNELMKLVHGRIVNRHGAETILASLTGVVSQAEIDVLRQLHEEIGIAESHRNECQQRMLEICEKHFPEELERLQKIPGIKERAATSLIAEIGTDMSKFETANHLASWSGLRPRNDESNKKIKSRKITHGNVYLRNTIIQCAWAASRQKDCFFSRFSYHQTIVRRKNKMKVIVAVARKLLVAVWHVLHDKTDYVDFKPDREESANNG; this is translated from the coding sequence ATGAAAGCAGTATGTGGTCTTGACGTGCACAAAGATAGTATTTTTCTTTGTATTTTGCACAGTGATGGTGAATTATTTGAGCAAGTTTTCGGTGTTTTAACATTTCAGCTGGAAGAAATGCGGAAATTGCTCCAAAAGCATCATGTTTTTGAGGTTTGTATGGAGAGTACCAGTATCTATTGGATACCAATATGGCGTGTGCTTTCTCCTCATTTTACTCTGCGTCTGGTAAATCCTTATTTCATCAAGCAACTTCCAGGTCATAAGAGTGATATCAAGGATGCCCAGTGGATAGCAGAATGTACATTGAAGGAATTGGTTAGGGGAAGTTTCGTTCCTCCAGAGATTATTCAACAGCTTCGCCAGTACGATCGCCGAATCTTTGACCTCAATGCTGAGATTGTCCGTAAGGTTTCCAAGGTGGACGGCGTACTCCAACGTTGCAATATCCGCTTGAGCAATTATGTATCCAACATCGAGTGTAAGAGTTACCGCGATGTCGTGCGCAGGCTCTCGGAAGGTGTCACAAATCCAAACGAGCTGATGAAGCTTGTTCATGGTCGCATTGTCAATCGTCATGGTGCGGAGACGATATTAGCCTCATTGACAGGCGTTGTCTCCCAGGCAGAAATAGATGTACTGCGCCAACTCCATGAGGAGATTGGCATCGCCGAGAGCCACAGAAACGAATGTCAGCAGAGAATGTTGGAGATATGCGAGAAGCATTTTCCAGAGGAACTCGAACGCTTGCAGAAAATTCCAGGAATCAAGGAACGTGCCGCAACATCATTGATCGCAGAGATCGGAACGGATATGAGTAAGTTCGAAACGGCAAACCACCTTGCTTCCTGGAGTGGACTGAGACCAAGAAATGACGAGTCCAACAAGAAAATCAAATCTCGTAAAATTACCCATGGCAATGTCTACCTCCGCAACACCATCATTCAATGTGCCTGGGCTGCCAGTCGTCAGAAAGACTGTTTCTTCAGTAGATTCTCGTATCACCAAACAATTGTGAGAAGAAAGAACAAAATGAAGGTGATTGTTGCTGTGGCGAGAAAGTTACTTGTCGCCGTATGGCATGTCTTACATGACAAGACAGACTATGTTGACTTCAAACCAGATCGTGAAGAATCCGCCAACAACGGATGA